In Mycobacterium branderi, the DNA window CGCGACACACCGCCCGGACTGTTACCGCGGGACCGCCTTCGCCGCCGAGCAACTGCACTCCGGCCGCGACGAGTTTGTCCCGGCGCAGAGCCTGGCGATCCTCGAGGGGAACACCGGACCAGCGGCCCCGTCGTTGACCGGACGACACATCGCTCCTAAGGTCTATATTGACAACGCATGTAGTCAGTATGGCTGAGACCGGACAGGAAACTTCGTTAGTGACTCAAGATACGTCTGAGGCGCGCCCGCTGACCAGCGAAGGCGGGGTGGCTGCCGGTTGCCCCGTGTCGCCGGGCGGATACGACGCGCCGCCTACGCCGCTCGGCCCGGATTCGCTCACGTGGAAATACTTCGGCGACTGGCGCGGCATGCTGCAGGGCCCGTGGGCCGGCTCGATGCAGAACATGCATCCGCAGCTGGGCGCGGCGGTCGAAGACCACTCGACGTTTTTCCGGGAACGCTGGCCGCGGCTGCTGCGCTCGCTCTACCCGATCGGCGGCGTGGTGTTCGACGGCGACCGTGCGCCGGCGACCGGCGCCGAGGTGCGCGACTACCACGTCGGCATCAAGGGCGTCGACGCCCTGGGCCGGCGCTACCACGCGCTGAATCCCGATGTCTTCTACTGGGCACACGCCACCTTCTTTGTTGGCACTTTGATTGTGGCCGAACGATTTTGCGGCGGCATTACTGAAGCGCAGAAGCGGCAGCTGTTCGACGAGCACATTGCGTGGTACCGGATGTACGGCATGAGCATGCGACCAGTACCCAAGTCCTGGGAGGAGTTTCAGGTCTACTGGGACCACATGTGCCGCGAGGTGCTGGAGAACAACTATGCCGCCCGCGAAGTGCTCAACCTGACCGAGCTGCCCAAACCGCCGTTCGCGCAATGGCTTCCGGAATGGCTATGGGCACTGCAGCGCAAACTGATGGCACCGTTCTTCGTCTGGCTCACTGTCGGCCTCTACGACCCGCCGGTGCGCGAGTTGATGGGCTACACGTGGTCGTCTCGCGACGAGTGGCTTCATCGCCGGTTCGGCGACATCGTTCGGTTGATCTTCGCCTTGGTGCCGCGGCGTTACCGCAAGCATCCGCGGGCGCGTGCCGGTTGGGATCGCGCCACCGGCCGGATCCCGGCCGACACGCCGCTGGTGCACACGCCTGCGCGCAACCTGCCGCCGGCTGACGAGCGCGGAAACCCAAAGCACTACTGCCCCAACGTTTAACCAGCATCAGTGGGCGTGGCTGTGCGCCTCCTCGAGGCCGGCCTGGTGCACGTGGGCGTGGCTGTGCTCGGTGCCGTCGTCGTGGGTGTGGGTGTGCTCGTGTTCGACGTGTTCGTGCTCGTGTGTGGTGTGCGGGTGGGTGTGAGCGACGCCGCCGTGCTCGTGTTCGTGTGAATGCGGCGCTTCATGCGGGTGGTCGTGGTGCGACATGATCCTTATCTCCTTTGTTGCGTTGTCTTTTCGGCAACGACCTGCAGTCCGGTGTCAGCGCGGTGATGCGCCGGAACGCCCGGACCGGCATGCTCGGCGTTGAAAACGGCGTCGGTGACGAGCTGGCACACGTGATCGTTTTCCAGGCTGTAGAAGATCGTGGTGCCTTCGCGACGGGTGCGTACCAGCCGTGCCATCCGCAGCTTGGCGAGGTGCTGCGAGACCGACGGGGCCGGTTTGCCCACATGCTCGGCGAGTTCGTTGACCGACATCTCGCGATGGGCGAGCGACCAGAGCACCTGGACCCGGGTGGGGTCGGCCAGCATGCGGAACACCTCGACCACCAGGCGCACCTGATCGTCCGGCAGGCGCATATCCCTATTACTTGCATGCATACGCAGATAGTAGCGCAGCGTGCGGAGCGGGTGTCAAGGGTTCATCCGACAGGAGCGTCGCGCACCCGTCGCTCGCCGCCGTTGCGCTCGTTCCAGAACCGGTACACGTCGACGGCTTCGTCGCGGGGTTCGTAGCGCATCGGCAGGCGCCGCTGGTCGGCCGGCTTGGCAAACTCCGCATAGAACGTATTGAGCTCAAAGTATTTGCGGTCGTCGACGTAGTACGGCTCGTACTGCTCCCGATTGGTGAGGAAGACGACCTGATCCGGTGAGCAGTAGTACAGCGCGCCCAGACACATCGGGCACGGATGGGCCAGCACATAAATGGTTGTCCCGACGAGGTGTTCAGTGCCCAGCTTCGTGCAGGCCGCACGGATGGCAAGGATCTCGGCATGCGCGGTCGGGTCGTGAGTCTGCGCAACCTTGTTCGGGCTCTCGGCGAGGACTTCGCCGTCCTTGACGATGACCGTCGCGAACGGACGCCCACCGTCGGCGACGTTTCGGCGGGCCAGGTCGATGGTCCGTTGGGCGAAGTCCATGACACTCCCCATTCCACGAAAATAACTAGCTGATCTATATTATTGGGAACCTCGGATGGGAGATACCCGAATGCGCACCGACAGCGATACCTGGGATCTGGCGAGCAGCGTCGGCGCGACGGCGACGATGGTTGCCGCGCAACGGGCGCTGGCGGCGTCGGCATCGTTGATCGACGACCCGTTCGCGGCGCCGCTGGTGCGTGCGGTGGGCTACGACGTCTACACCCGGCTGGTGGACGGGCAGATCCCGGTCACCGAGGATTCCGGGTTCGACCCGGACCGGATGGCCCGGGGAATGGCCGTCCGAACCCGGTTCTACGACCGCTTCTTCCTCGAGGCGACGCAGAGCGGCATCCGTCAGGCAGTCATCGTCGCAGCCGGCCTCGACGCGCGGGCGTATCGGTTGGGGTGGCCGGCGGGAACCGTCGTCTACGAGGTCGACATGCCCGAGGTGATCGATTTCAAGACCTCGACGCTGGCCAAGCTGGGCGCCGAGCCGACCGCGGAGCGGCGGACCGTGGCCGTCGACCTGCGCGACGACTGGCCGGCCGCGCTGCGGGATGCCGGATTCGACACGGACGCCGCCGCGGCGTGGAGCGCCGAGGGTTTAGTGGTGTATCTGCCGCCCGAGGCTCAGGACGCGCTGTTCGACAACGTCACCGCGCTGAGCGCTGCCGGTAGTCGACTGGCATGCGAATTCGTGCCTGACACAAGAATTTTCGCCGACGAGCGGTGGCGCGCGCATCACGAGCGGATGAGCGAGCTCGGGTTCGACATCGACTTCAACGAACTCGTCTACCACTTCGAGCGCAGTCACATCATCGAGTACCTGACCCGGCATGGCTGGCAGGTGTCGCACCGCCCGGTCGCGCAGCTGCACGCCGACAACGGTTTTGACTACCCCGACGACGACGTCGCGGCGGCTTTTGCAAACGTCACCTATCTCAACGCGGTGCTGGGTACCTAATGCAACTGCGGTAGGACTTTGGTGCGGTAGAACTCGATCGCCGTTTTCGGGTCCTGCTGCGGGAAGTGCATGAACGGCGTCGCCCCGGCATCCAGAACGGACTGCACCGCTTTGACGTGGACGGCCGCGTCGGTGCCGGTGGTCCAGCCCTTGATCACCTTGTCGAGCGGATTGGCTTCGGCTGCGCGTTGAATGTCGACGGGGTTGGGTTGGTCGACGGCCCCGCCGGTGAAGCGCCACAGCTCGGCGGCGCGGCTGATCTCGGGCTGGTCGCCGACGACGGCGAACATCTCGGCCCGCTTGGCGAGCGTCGCGGGGTCGCGGCCGGAGTCCTTGGCGCCCTGATTGAACGCGTCGACCAGCTTCTTGTCTTTCATGCTGTCGGCCTGGGCGATCCAGCCGTCGCCGTACTGTCCGGCCAGGTGTGCGCTTTTCGGGCCGCCGGCGGCGACGAAGATCGGCGGAGGCTTTTGTGGTAGGTCGTAGATCTTGAGCTGGTTGGTCTGAAAGTATTTGCCCTGGAACGAGATTCGTTGACCGGTCCACAGTTGCCGGATCAGCTGGATGGCCTCGATGAGCCGGTCGTGGCGCTCTCGGTAACTGCCGAATTGGGTGGTGGCGGCCTGTTCGTTGAGGCGCTCGCCGGTGCCGATGCCGAGGAACACCCGCCCCGGATAGAGCACCTCGAGCGAGGCGAAAGCGTGCGCGACTGTCGTCGGGTGGTAGCGGTAGATCGGGCACGTGACGCCGGTGCCGAACGGGATGTGGTTGGTGCGCTGGCCGGCCAACGCGAGCGTGATCCACGGGAACATCGCATGGCCCTCGTTGTCCTGCCACGGCTGGATGTGGTCGCTGGCCCACAGGTAGCGAAAGCCGGCCTGCTCGGCGGCCTGGGCCTGCTCGACCAGCTGGGCGGTGGGGAACTGCTCGTGGGAGAGCACGAAGCCCACGCCTGGGCCCGACGGCGTGGGCGGGGCAGTCGGCGTGGTTTCGGGTTTTGAGCTGCACGCGGCGACAATGCCCGTGGCGCTCAGCCCTGCGGCGATCAGACCGAACGAGCGGCGTGATATTCCTCTCATCGCCTAGGGGTACCCAGGTTTACCTACCTGTCGTTTGCGCGCAGTAGCTTTCAAGATCCTTTTGTGTATAGCCCGGCGTGGCAATGCCCCCGACCGCCGACTGGTTCGCGGCGATGCAGTCCTTGTAGTTCTGACTCTCCCAGGGCCGTTGCGCAATTACGATCGCGCCGACGATGACGATTCCCGCCACGATCGACCCGATCACGAGCCACCTGCGAGGCACTGTGTTAATAGCTTTCACAGGCGATGCCGTCGTTGTCGCGATCGAGTGAAGGCCGGTAAGCCTGATCACCCCGGGGGATGTCGTAGCGCCCGTCCTTGTGGGCCTCGGTGCAGTTCTTGTAGGGCGGACCCGCGACCGCGGCCGGCGCGACGGCCAGACCGGTGCCCAGGGCGGCGGTGCCTAAAGCTGTCGCGACTAGGAAAGCGCGGACTGTCATCGCTAAGCACCCTCCAGTAATGGGCTGTTCCACTTTTGTGAAATAACGTCTACCACGGGAGCCTAGCTCGTCCCCAACTTCGGCGGCGGAGAATCCGGGCACGAGCAGACGCCGATCAGCGCCAGGACGTCAAGAATCAGCCGAAGTAACTGTCAAGCGTCAGCCGAAACAACTCAGACAAGAGTGCCCCCACTAGGACTCGAACCTAGGACCTGCGGATTAAAAGTCCGTAGCTCTACCAACTGAGCTATAGGGGCCGCGACGCACAGGATACTGCCTCCGTGGCGGGAGCTCGTTTGAGGATTCGGTCTGCCGTGGCCTAAGCTGGCTTGGCTCACAACGTCACCCGTTGCGAGTGCCCCGGAGAGATTCGGTTCTGGCCCCCTTCGTCTAGACGGCCTAGGACGCCGCCCTTTCAAGGCGGTAACGCGGGTTCGAATCCCGTAGGGGGTACCGCTACGCGGCGACGCGGAGCAGACAGTGCGAGGCCCTGTGGCGCAGTTGGTTAGCGCGCCGCCCTGTCACGGCGGAGGTCGCGGGTTCGAGTCCCGTCAGGGTCGCCATCGCGGCGAGGCATACGTGCCTTCCGGCCAGGTAGCTCAGTCGGTATGAGCGTCCGCCTGAAAAGCGGAAGGTCGCCGGTTCGATCCCGGCCCTGGCCACCAGGTGGTTTATGCAGGTCAGAGCAGCTTAAATGCGGTGTTGGCGGCGCGTCTGTTCCTCCGAGAATTCGTCCCGATGGGGCCAAAATGGGGCCAAACCGGATCAGTTGTTGCCGTCGTGAAAGTCGTCGAGCGAGTCGAGTGCGGTTGCGATGTCGTCGAGCTCGTCGTCGAACAGATCCGCGTAGGTGTGCGCGGTCACGGTGATCGATGCGTGGCCCATCGCCTTTTGCAGGAGTCTGAGGTCAGCCCCGGCCCGGCGTGATAGCGACGCATAGGTGTGCCGCAGATCGTGCACGCGCAACTCAGCCCGGCCGATCTCGATGACCGACTTTCTCCAATTGACGGAGCGTTTCCAGTTTTCCAGGCTTAGCCGCGAGCCCTTCGGCGACGCGATCGCTGGCGCGCCAGGGCTTCGTGCATCGAGCCGCGCCTTCAGCGCTGGCATTAAGCGCTCGGGAATCGGGACAGAACGTCGGCCGGCCTCCGATTTCGGATTGCCCTCGACGAGTTTGCCGCCGACTTGGGTCATCGATCGACGAACCCGGACTCGACGAGCGCCTAGGTCGACGTCCTCGACGTTAAGGCCGGTGAGTTCACCGAATCGAAGCCCTGTGTAAGCGAGGATCAAGACGATGTCCCCATGAGGCCCGCATGTCTGGGCAAGCGCTGCGACTTCGGCTGCGGTCAAATAGATGTGGGGCGCTTGTCGCATCGGCGGAAACTTGGTGCGTGATGCCGGGTTCTTGCCGAGGAGATGACCTTCGTCGACGGCCCGGTCAAGGGCCATCTTGAGGACCGAATGCGTCCATCGCACCGTTCGGGGCCCCAGGCCCGATGCGGACATGGCATTAACCCATTGCTGGATCGACTCGTGATCAATCTTTCCGATTGGCCACGAGCCGAATTGCGGCTCGATACGAAGTCTCCAGTTGTCTTCGTATCCGCGACGGACTTTCGCGCTCAGGTCCGGTCGCGACGCGAGCCAAGATCGATACACGGCACAAAGTTGAACCTTGCCGCCACGTGGGTCCACCCGCTCGCCCGCGGCACTACTGGTGACTAGCTTTGCCTCAAACCGCCGTGCCTCGCGCTCAGTTTTGAAAGTCTTCTTTCGCTTCGAGCGGTCTGGCAGCCGCCATTGCACGTCATATCTCACGCCGTCCTTGGTTTCGCGACGTTTGATTGCCATGGTGCCTCCGAATCAGGCTGGGCGACAGTCGGTCAAGACAGCCTCCGGGTTAGTGATATGCGATGCTGATGCCAGCGCACCCTACGGCTTGTGTGACAACGCGAGCGCGGTAGCCTACACCCGAGCAGATTGAATCCATTCGTCTACATCAGCTTTCGTCCACCGCCGATGTCGATCGCTCAGCCTTATGTGATGCGGTCCAGGAGCGTCGATCCCGCGTTCTCGTTTGGCCGCCCAATCATGCAGCGTTGATACCGGAACACCGGTCAGCTCACATACTTGTCTGGCAGTGAGCATCTCTCGGCCGTTGGTGGTGTCGTAGCGCATGATTAGTTCCTTCCCCGGCAAAGCGGCTTAGCGACCACCATCACGGGATCGTCGGATACAAGCTGGCTGCTTCGCCGCTATGCGGCGCCGCATTGCCCACACACCGCTCCAGGCGGCCTCCCGGAAGGTCGGCAGGAGTAGCTGTTTGTGCGGCTTAGTCGTGACCGCGGCTGCCGTCCAGGCCCCAAGAGCTTCCATACCAGGAGCTTAAAACCAGTGACAGACTAATGCGACGGCCAGGGAGAATAAATCAATAGCCCTCTGCGAAGACGGCACATGGTGGAACGACTGACGGCGTCCTTATTCACGGTATTTCACGCCCGAGAATTGAACGGGAAATGGGGTCCATCTGGTTACGCCGCGTAAGCCGTTGTCGGAGAGTGGAATTCATTACGCGGTTTCCCACCACGGCCAAGCGCCTACTATTGGAGCATGCCGCAGCGATCGCAATCCGGAGGTGACTGCTCGGCGGAGGTTGGCCGCTATTGCAACGTCGTCGACATCGCTAGGGCGATGCTGCGTCACCCCGGCGACGACCGATACCGGATGCGAGCGTTTTATGAGCTGATCCGCGCCGCCGCTGACTTGGGCGAGGCCGCAATGCAGCTCATCGCCGTCGAGCCGCCATTGGTCGGTGATCCCAGATTTGATGCCTTACTGGCCGCCGCAGCGGAATACATTGCCCAGCGTCTGGGACAGCTTATCCCGGCATGGTCACAGAAGCCGTGCCGGTTTCTCGAAACGCAGTGGTGGGTCTCGGATCTGCCGTCTGGGCGCGCTTATGCGAGCAGCGGAACGCGCCCGGCGTTCAAACGCCGCGGCATCTGGATAGACGAACACGACCTATCTACCGTGTGAGGGCGGCACCGGCGGTGCTCCTCTGTCGGTGCGGATTCGAATCTGTTGGACGGGTGGCGATCGATGGCAGTTAACAGCTTTGAGGATGCCGCGGCAACTTCTCGGTCTAAGGTTCGCGATCTCACAGGCCTGCCGTCGGGATTGTTAAAGGCCGATGCCGTCCTCGCGTCCACGGCCGCGTCGCCGGCCACGGTCGGCTATGGCGGTGGCGTCGAGTTGTGCGGCGGCTTCTGCGAGTTCGCGGAAGTGGTCGAGCAGCTGGCCGCGGCGCTCCAGGAGTTGGGTTGCTTCCGTGCGGCTCATGCTGGTTCCGCCGGTGGTGGCGAGGTGATGGTCGGCGCGCTCGATCGCGGTCTGAGGCCGTTGGCGGCTGGGTTCGGGTGTGCCGAGGTGTTGTGCCCAGGGCAGGTGGGTGTTGAGTGCCGCAAGCAATGTGTGGGCGGGCTCCCGTGTGTCGGACGTGGTGATGAGTAGGAGTTTGGTGTTGGTGCGTGCGGCGTTTTCGGCGAGCCACTGCAGCAGCTCAGGCTGCAGCTGGTCGGCGTCGTCGACGACGACGAGGC includes these proteins:
- a CDS encoding excalibur calcium-binding domain-containing protein is translated as MTVRAFLVATALGTAALGTGLAVAPAAVAGPPYKNCTEAHKDGRYDIPRGDQAYRPSLDRDNDGIACESY
- a CDS encoding oxygenase MpaB family protein, producing MTQDTSEARPLTSEGGVAAGCPVSPGGYDAPPTPLGPDSLTWKYFGDWRGMLQGPWAGSMQNMHPQLGAAVEDHSTFFRERWPRLLRSLYPIGGVVFDGDRAPATGAEVRDYHVGIKGVDALGRRYHALNPDVFYWAHATFFVGTLIVAERFCGGITEAQKRQLFDEHIAWYRMYGMSMRPVPKSWEEFQVYWDHMCREVLENNYAAREVLNLTELPKPPFAQWLPEWLWALQRKLMAPFFVWLTVGLYDPPVRELMGYTWSSRDEWLHRRFGDIVRLIFALVPRRYRKHPRARAGWDRATGRIPADTPLVHTPARNLPPADERGNPKHYCPNV
- a CDS encoding nucleoside deaminase, producing MDFAQRTIDLARRNVADGGRPFATVIVKDGEVLAESPNKVAQTHDPTAHAEILAIRAACTKLGTEHLVGTTIYVLAHPCPMCLGALYYCSPDQVVFLTNREQYEPYYVDDRKYFELNTFYAEFAKPADQRRLPMRYEPRDEAVDVYRFWNERNGGERRVRDAPVG
- a CDS encoding F420-dependent hydroxymycolic acid dehydrogenase, translating into MRGISRRSFGLIAAGLSATGIVAACSSKPETTPTAPPTPSGPGVGFVLSHEQFPTAQLVEQAQAAEQAGFRYLWASDHIQPWQDNEGHAMFPWITLALAGQRTNHIPFGTGVTCPIYRYHPTTVAHAFASLEVLYPGRVFLGIGTGERLNEQAATTQFGSYRERHDRLIEAIQLIRQLWTGQRISFQGKYFQTNQLKIYDLPQKPPPIFVAAGGPKSAHLAGQYGDGWIAQADSMKDKKLVDAFNQGAKDSGRDPATLAKRAEMFAVVGDQPEISRAAELWRFTGGAVDQPNPVDIQRAAEANPLDKVIKGWTTGTDAAVHVKAVQSVLDAGATPFMHFPQQDPKTAIEFYRTKVLPQLH
- a CDS encoding zinc transporter Slc39a7: MSHHDHPHEAPHSHEHEHGGVAHTHPHTTHEHEHVEHEHTHTHDDGTEHSHAHVHQAGLEEAHSHAH
- a CDS encoding helix-turn-helix transcriptional regulator, whose amino-acid sequence is MRYDTTNGREMLTARQVCELTGVPVSTLHDWAAKRERGIDAPGPHHIRLSDRHRRWTKADVDEWIQSARV
- a CDS encoding tyrosine-type recombinase/integrase — translated: MAIKRRETKDGVRYDVQWRLPDRSKRKKTFKTEREARRFEAKLVTSSAAGERVDPRGGKVQLCAVYRSWLASRPDLSAKVRRGYEDNWRLRIEPQFGSWPIGKIDHESIQQWVNAMSASGLGPRTVRWTHSVLKMALDRAVDEGHLLGKNPASRTKFPPMRQAPHIYLTAAEVAALAQTCGPHGDIVLILAYTGLRFGELTGLNVEDVDLGARRVRVRRSMTQVGGKLVEGNPKSEAGRRSVPIPERLMPALKARLDARSPGAPAIASPKGSRLSLENWKRSVNWRKSVIEIGRAELRVHDLRHTYASLSRRAGADLRLLQKAMGHASITVTAHTYADLFDDELDDIATALDSLDDFHDGNN
- a CDS encoding SAM-dependent methyltransferase encodes the protein MRTDSDTWDLASSVGATATMVAAQRALAASASLIDDPFAAPLVRAVGYDVYTRLVDGQIPVTEDSGFDPDRMARGMAVRTRFYDRFFLEATQSGIRQAVIVAAGLDARAYRLGWPAGTVVYEVDMPEVIDFKTSTLAKLGAEPTAERRTVAVDLRDDWPAALRDAGFDTDAAAAWSAEGLVVYLPPEAQDALFDNVTALSAAGSRLACEFVPDTRIFADERWRAHHERMSELGFDIDFNELVYHFERSHIIEYLTRHGWQVSHRPVAQLHADNGFDYPDDDVAAAFANVTYLNAVLGT